Below is a genomic region from Pseudomonas svalbardensis.
GATTTACAGGCAAACCCGTGGCATCGCACAGACTGGCAAAGGTCAATGGCGGTGGCGTTTGAGGGCGGGAAACCATGAAACGATTGCCAGCGGGGAGGCTTACGTCAACAAGGCTGATTGTGTGCATGCCATCAGCTTGATCAAAGGGACCCACGATCAGACGCCGGTCAAGGAAATCTAGGCTTCAGGCGGTGAAGCTGCTCGGTCAGAGCAGCTTCGTTTCAACGGGCGGTCTTACGGTTGTGAGTGGCCCAGTTTTCGTTTGATCAGGTCGTAGACATCCTTGTGGGTGGAGTTGTGCAGGGATTTATCCTTGCAGGCCGATGCCAGGAACGTTTTAACCTCTTCCTTTGCGTGAGGGTAAAGTCCGGCGACGTAGTCGGCTTCATGGTCCTGGGTGCAGTTGAAGTGTTTGTCGTCTTTCGCTTTATCTCTAGCCATTGGTAGGCTCCCTTGAGTTCAAATGGTTTTCGATGGCCAGGGCCGTTTTGCCCCAAACGTTGCTGAGCTTAGAGGCGCTAGCGAGTCCCGCCATACGAGCAACGAAATCAGGAACGGGATGTAGGATTGGTCAGGTGTCTGCATTTGCGTTAAACGTAATGTGCTTGAGTCGCATAGACGCCGATTGCGACACCTGCCTAAACGGTCAGCAGATTTGGGAGCGGGGTCAGTGGATGAATCGTAACGAACTACGCAAGGCCGACATCAACCTAATGGTGGTGTTTGAAACGCTGATGCTCGAACGCAACGTAACCCGGGTGGCGGAGAAATTGTTTCTCGGCCAGCCGACCATCAGTTCGGCGCTCAATCGCTTGCGCACGATGTTCAATGACCCGCTGTTCATACGTGTCGGGCATCGTATGGAGCCAACGGCGCGGGCCGAGGAGATTATTCTGCACCTGTCTCCGGCGCTGGATTCGTTGTCGGTGGCGTTGAGCCTGACCCATGATTTCGACCCCGCCAGCAGCACCATGACCTTTCGTATCGGGCTGTCGGACGATGTCGAGTTTGGCCTGCTGCCGCCGTTGCTGCGAGCCTTGCGCCATGAAGCACCGAAGGTGGTGTTCGTGGTGCAGCATGTCGATTACTGGCGGATCCCGGATTTGCTGGCGTCCGGCGATATCACCGTTGGTATCAGCCAGACTCGCGGGCTGCCGGCCAACGCCAAGCGCAAGTTGTTGCGGCACATCCTGCCCTGCATTTTGCGCGCGGACGCATCGGACACAATGCTGACGCTCGATGAGTATTGCGCGCGACCGCACGTGCTGGTTTCCCACACCGCCAATGTCAGTGGTTACGCCGATGAGTGGCTGGCGGAGATTGGTCGTACGCGCCAAGTCGTCCTTTCCGTGCCGCAATACAGCTCGCTACCGGCCTTGCTAGCCGGGACCGATCTGATCGCCAGTCTGCCGGACTACGCCGCCGAAGCGATGGCCGCGTCCGGCCAGTTGTTCAAGGAACCATTCCCGTTCAAGACGCCGACCCTGGATCTGTCCATGGTCTGGCTCAGTCATGTCGATACCGACCCTGCCGAGCGCTGGTTGAGGTCGAGGCTGGAGGCGTTCATGAGTGAACGCGCGGTGTTAGCACTGCCCGAGTGAGGGCAGTGCTGTGTTATATGTACGACCTTTCTGCCCACATTCAGGAGCTCTGTCATGCCTCACCTGCACATGGAATACACCGCCAACCTGCCCGAGCTCAACGCCGACGTGGCGTTGATCCGGCTCAACAATGCGTTGGTGGCTTCCGGTCAGTTTGCTGCTGAATACGACATCAAGAGCCGAGCGGTGAAGGTTGAGACGTTCAAGGTCGGCACGGTGTTAGCTGAGCGAGCCTTTGTGCATGTGAAACTGGCACTGTTGAGCGGTCGCTCACCGCAGATCAAGAAGCAGTTGTCCGAAAGTTTGCTGGCTGTGGTGCAGGAGCTGTATGAATGGCCGACGGACATTGAAGTCCAACTGGCCGTGGAAATCCTCGACATCGATCGAGAGTCCTACACCAAGATCGCCATCAGCCACTGAGTTTCAGGCCATTTCCTGCTCGGTGCAGGCCTTGACCACTTGCTCGCGCAGCCAGGTGTTGGCGCTGTCCTGATCGACATTCTGGCTCCACTGCATGTCGAGGCTGAAACCCGGCAAGCCGTTGGGCGCTTCGCAATGATTGAAGATCGCCTCGTTGGCCAGCAATTGCTGGATACGCCGAGGCAGAGTCAGGATGAAGTCGGTGCCGGTGATCATCTTCAGTGCCGCGCTGTAGCTGTTGGAACGCGCGACGATCTGCCGTTTTTGCGCCTGCTGCGCCAGCCAGCCGTCGACCATGTTGGTGGTGGACGTCCAGGGTGTCGGGAACACGTGCCGGCGTTCGACGAAGGCTTGCAGGCTTAAACGCGGCTCCGGTGGTGTGGCACGTTTATCGAAGACACAGACCAGGTCGTCCTCCAGCAACATCCGGGATTTGAAATCGCCGTGAATGCGATGAAAGTTCGGGCTGAAGCAAATTACCAGGTCGAGGCTGCCGTCGCGCAGTTCTTCGGCCGGGATGTCGGTTTCAAACTTGTGCATGTTGACCATCACCGGCAGGTCAGCGAAATCGAAGCTTTTCAATAGACGTGGCAGGATCAACTGCTCGAAGTATTCCGGTGCACAGATATTGAAGGTGACTGGTTGCAGGGTGGGGTCGAATGCGGGCGCACCGGCGTGACACAGGTTGATGCTTTCGAGGATCTTCAGCACGTGGGCGTACATGGTGCTGGCTTTGTAGGTGGGGCGCATACCGGCGCGGGTATTGATGAACAGTTCGTCTTCGAAACTGGTGCGCAGCTTTTTCAGGCAGTAACTCACGGTGGACTGGCTGACGCAGAGCGCCTCGGATACACCGCTGACGCTGCTTTGCTCATACACGGCGATAAATACCATGAGGTCCTGCATATCGAGCTTTCTAAGCAAGTTACTGTTCAACATCCGTTTCGTCTCGCTGTGCTCCTTGCGCTGACTGTGCGCAAACTTGTACGAGTGATCCTAACGGAACGATGGTGCCAGGAGAATGCCCTGTAGGAGTTTTCATGGAAAGTTGTGGGGCAGTTCCAGAGGCCTTCAGCCCTGAATGGCTGCAGGCACCGCGCGGCGACTGGACATCAGCAGTGCCCACATACCGACTCCCACCAGCAGCGCGCCGATGATTTCCAGCGGCAGTGGTGACTGACGTAACCAGAACCAGTGAAACAATGTGAGAAACAGCGTGCTCAGGTAAATGTAGGAAATGACCGAGGAAGGGGCGATGAGGCCGATGGCCCGATGCAGCAGCCAGAAGGTCGCCAGCGTGGCGAACACCGCCAGGTAAATCAGCCACCAGAAATCGCTCACGGTCAGCAATGACGCCGATCGCCAGCCGCCGCTGAACCCACAGAATGCCAGCAGAAACAGTGCGCCGAACAGCATGTTCCAGAAAGTCATCCCCACCGGGTCGCGCCCCTTGAGGCTGCTGGCCTTGAGCCGTTGACTCAGGGGCGAGTAGAGCGCCATCGCCAGGCAACCGACGCCATACACCGACACTGCATATAGCGAAGGCAGCTCATCAGGGCCTGCGCCTTTCAAAACCAGCAACACGGCCCCGGCAGCGGCAATCAGCATCGGCAGCACCCGCTGTTTCAGGTTGCTGTCAGGCATCAATACGGCTTCGAACAGCAATGTCAGTAGTGGCACCAAGGTGAACATCGTTCCGGTATTGATGGCCGAGGTGTAGCGCAGTGCCTCGAACAGCGAGCCGAAATACACCGCCAGCAGCAAGCCGAGCGCGGCATGGCCGAACAGTCCGCAGGCGGTCATGGCGGTATCGCCCTTGAACAGCAACAGCGGCAAAAACACCAGGGCGCAGAACAGCAGGCGTAAACCGGTCAGCAGGATCGGGTCGATGGCCTGGCTGACCTGTGCTGCCGCAGAAAACGATGCAGCGATCAACAGTGCCCAGAGCAGCATGCCGACGTGAGCGGTGGCGAAACCGGTGTGTTTCATGATGTGGGTTCCTGGGTCAGCGAATGTGTTGGGCGTAATGCCGCGGATCGAAGCGCAAGACCATCAGGATCATCAATGCCATAACGCCGGTCAGTGACCACCAGGCCCATTCGAAGCTGCCGAGTTGGTCGCGGATCAACCCGGCAATCAGCGGCGAGAGACCGGCGATCAGGTAGCCGATGCCTTGCACGAACGCGGTCAGGCCGCCGGCACGCTGGGGATTGTCCAGATGATCCAGGGACACGATCAGGCTCATCGGGAACAGTCCGCCGATGCCGAGCCCCAACAGGCAGGGCCACAACAGACTCAGGTATTGCGGGCTGAGAATAAGCCCGCAGAAACCGGCCATGATCAGCGCCAGCAACACCACCAGCACCACGCGCCGGTCACGGCTGCGGTTGGCGATGGCGGGTGTCAGCAGGCCGGACAACACTTCCATGGCGGTCAAGAAACCCAGCAGCAACCCGGCGTTTTGTTCGCTCCAACCCTTTTCCACGTAGTACGGCGCCAGCCAGGCCAGCACACAGGTGTAGGACGCCGTGCCCAGGCCGAAGAAAATGGCGAGCAGCCAGGCGCGGGAATTGCCGAAGAAGGACCCATTGCGTTGCGCTTGAGCAGGCTGCGCCGGCATCCGTTCACGTTGCATGCACCAAACCAGCAGCGCTACCAGCGCCAGTGCCGCCCAGATCGCCAGGCCCACGCGCCAGCTGCCGGTGCGGATCATCACCAGCGGCGCAAACGACGCTGCAATTGCTGCTCCGCCCATGATCGACGTGACGTAGAGCCCCATGCACACGGAAACGTTGTCGCTGAAGCGGGATTTGATCAGCGCTGGCATCAACGCCTGGATCAGCGCGATACCGATACCCGCCAGCACGGCGCTGAGGATCAGTTCGGCCGCCGATTCGAGGAATAACCGCGACACCGTGGCCACGCCGATGATCAGCAGCGAGAGCACCACGGTGCGTTGTTCGCCGATTCGTTGGCTGACGCCCAGACCAAAGAACATCGCCAGCCCCATTGCCATTACTGGCAGCATGGTCAACAGCGAGGCTAGGCTGAAACTCAGTGCAATGTCGCCGCGAATCGCCGACAGCAAAGGACCGACGGCGGCCATGGAAGGCCGCAGGTTCAGGGCAACAAGAATGATGCTGAACATTAGCCAAAGGGCGGGGCGAGAGGTTGCGCGAACGTTTTCCATCTATCGGACCTTGAATGACAAGGAGCCGATTAGGCGCGCGAGGTCTGCAGGCCGCAAATCAGAAAGTCCGGAGCAGTATTTAGAAATTAAATACAGCGGTGTGAAGCTGAAAGGCGCGAACAATGTTTAGCGAGTCCGCAACCAAAGTTCTTCAAATCCCGATTTAACGACTTAACCTCCCGTGTGACGCTGCTGGTCATCTGTTCTCTGTGGTTTTTTCTATGGACGGTTGTCCCGTCGCACTTCCCTCCGAATTAGCCTTTTGGGCGCTGTGGCACTGCCGTCACGCGCGCCCACCGGATTCCAGCATTTCCCGTTGATTGTTCTTACAGGTCCCGCGCTATGCGCCGGGATCAAAGCGGCGACGCCTGTGCGTTTGCCTGACGCGGAAATAAGAGAATTCCCATGAGTGTTGCCACGACATCTTTCGCCTCCAAGCAAGAAGCCCTGACTTTTCTGGAACAGAACCCGGATATCGAGATGTTCGAGTTGTTCATCCTCGATAACAACGGCGTACCGCGGGGCAAGTTGCTGCACCGCGATGAACTGCTGGCGGTGTACGAAAGCGGGCGGCCATTGCCGAGCACCATTCTTGGCCTGACCATCAACGGCGATGACGTCGAAAACTCCGGCCTGGTCTGGGACGTTGGCGATATCGACTGCCGGGCGTACCCGATCAGCGGCAGTTTGACGCGCATGCCGTGGCGGCTGATTCCTACGGCGGCGGTGCAGGTCAGCATGCACCCGAAGGAGGGCATGCCCGCGACGATTGCCGATCCACGGCATCTGCTGGCGAAAGTCATCGAGGGCTTGCAGGCCGACGGTTATTACCCGGTGATGGCGGCGGAGCTGGAGTTCTACCTGCTGGATCAGCAGCGCGACAGCAACGGTCGGCCGCAACCGGCGCGGGATGTCGATGGCGGGCGGCCGCGAGGGACTCAGGTCTACGGATTGCGTGAACTGGAACAGATCGAGCCGTTTCTGGCCGATCTTTATAGCGCCTGCAAACTCCAGGGCATTCCGGCGCGCACGGCGATCTCCGAATACGCGCCGGGGCAAGTGGAAATTACCCTCGAACACCGCACCGACGCCTTGCAGGCGATGGACGAAGCGGTGCGCTACAAACGACTGGTCAAGGGCGTGGCGCACAAGCACGGGATGACGGCGTGCTTCATGGCCAAACCGTTCGATGACCTGGCGGGCACTGGCATGCACATGCACGTCAGCCTGGCGGACAAGGAGGGCAACAACCTGTTCGCCAGCGAAGCCCCGGAAGGTACGCCGTTGCTCAAACAGGCCGTCGGCGGGATGCTCAGTACGTTGCTCGATTCATTGCTGCTGTTTTGTCCGAACGCCAACTCTTACCGTCGCTTCCAGACCAACAGCTATGCGCCGCTGGCACCCACCTGGGGGGTGGACAACCGCACCGTGAGCTTGCGCGTACCCGGCGGGCCGGCGTTTTCCCGGCATATCGAACACCGCATCTGTGGCGCCGACGCCAACCCGTATCTGGCGGCTGCGGCGATTCTGGCCGGGATCCATCGCGGAATTCGTGAACAACTCGATCCTGGCGCGCCGGTGGAGGGCAATGGCTATGCTCAGGCCACGGAGCTGTTGCCGACTGACTGGCTGACCACGTTGCGGGCGCTGGAAGGTTCAAGCTGGGCTCGGGAGGCGTTCGGCGGTGAGTTCCTCGGCGTGTACCTGGCGGTAAAACGTGCCGAATATCGACAGTTCATGGGCGAGGTCGGCGAACAGGACTGGCGTTGGTATTTGAATCAAGCCTGAACAGAGCCTGAACCATTCTCAAATAAGTTAAAAGTTTTGGCCTAGTGCCACGAGCCAACTAATCGTTGGCTTCTTTTTCACAAAAAATTGATGGTTGGCTGCCTAAAGTTAGTGCTGTCTCGGTAAATGAAATTTTCACATTTGCCGAAGGCACTTCTTTTCAGGAACAGCCGATCATCATGTTGAAGATTAAAGCCGTGGGCCCCGAGTGGGTGACACTGATTGCCAGCACCTTTCTATTAACGGGCTTCAATCTCGTTCTCTGGCAACACCTGTTTGAAATCACGGCATCTGACGGTCAGGGCATCGTCATGCGCGTGGCTTTCGGCTTGATGATTCTGGCTGCCTTCAACATCGTGCTGACCCTGCTGGCGTTCCGGCCTGTACTCAAACCGGTCTTGACCCTGATCTTTATGATCAGCGCCGGGGTGGCGTATTTCATGAGCCAATATGGTGTTTTGATTGACACCGGGATGTTGCGTAATTTTGCGCAAACCAATGCGACGGAAGTGCGTGACTTACTCTCGATTAAGTTGCTTGTTTATATTGTTTTGCTCGGTATTTTGCCGTCCTGTTTGTTGTGGAGGACGCCGGTTAGTTACCGTCGCTGGCACCGTGAACTATTCAGTAAAGTTCTCGTGTGTGTCGCATCAGTTGCTGTGATCGGTGGTGTCGCACTGGTTAACTATCAAGGCTTGTCTTCATTGTTTCGAAATCACCATGAGTTGCGCCTGATGGTGGTGCCGAGCAACTACATTGGCGCCTCGGCCGGCTATCTGCGTGAGCAGGTCGCGTCTGCGCGGCAACCCTTTGTCACGCTGGGTGAAGATGCCCAGCGAAATCCCGCCTGGCAAACCCATGGCCGCAAATCCCTGACCGTGCTGGTGGTGGGCGAAAGTGCCCGGGCCGAGAACTTCGGCATCCTGGGGTATGACCGTGACACCACACCCAAACTGGATAAAGAGGCTGGCCTGATCGCGTTCACCGACGTGCATTCCTGCGGGACGGAAACAGCGGTGTCGGTGCCGTGCATGTTCTCCGACATGGGCCGTAAGGATTACAACGCCAGCAAGGCAAAGAACCAGGAAGGCCTGCTGGACGTACTCAAACGCGCGGGTCTCGAGGTGATCTGGCGCGATAACCAATCGGGTTGCAAAGGCACTTGCGATCGGGTCACCCTCGACGACGTCAGTAACCTGAAAGACCCGGTGCTGTGCGCCAATAGCGAATGCCGCGATGAAATCCTGCTGCAGGGTTTGCAGCACTTCATCGATACCCTGGATAAAGACACGGTACTGGTGTTGCACCAGATGGGCAGTCACGGTCCGGAATACTTCAAGCGCTACCCGAAAGAATACGAGCGCTTCACCCCGGTTTGTGAAAGTAACGCGCTGAACAATTGCAGTCGCGAAAGTATCGTCAATGGCTACGACAACACCCTGGTGTATACCGATCACGTGCTGTCCACCCTGATCGATTTGTTGCGTAACAATCAGGACAAAGTCGACACCGCGATGCTCTATCTGTCGGACCACGGCGAATCCCTGGGCGAGTACAACTTGTTCCTCCATGGCACGCCTTACATGTTGGCGCCGGAACAACAAAAGCATGTCGCGATGCTGGCCTGGTTTTCCGACAGCTATCAAAAGTCGTTCTCGGTGGACACCCATTGCCTGCAACTGAGTCGCGAAAAACCCTTGAGCCAGGACAACCTGTTCCATTCGATGCTCGGTTTGCTGGAGGTCAAGAGCAAGGTCTACAACCAGGACCTGGATATGTTCGCCGGATGTCGCGGTGCGGTGATCGACGGTGTGTTGGCCAAAGAGTGAGTGCTTCAACCTTTTTTTCACGCACCGGCCGCTAACCTGCGGCCGGTTAGAGTTTCCCCCCGAGAACCATTGCACATGTCCGCTCAGCCCCCATCCGCCATCGAGCTTGAGATCGCCCGGCGCTACGATCAGGAGCACGCCCGCGTCTGTCTTCAGCCGCGACCGCGTGGCCTGGCCGGGCGGTTGACGTTCTGGCGTGACGAGCAACTGGTGCGCAACGCGCTCAAGGTTGCCGGCGAGCCGGGCCTGGTTCTCGATTTGGCTTGTGGTGTCGGGCGCTTCTGGCCGGTACTGGCCGAGCATGCCAACCGGGTGATCCTCGCGGCCGACCCGTCGCAGGACATACTCGATCATGCCCGCACCCATCATCCGCAGAACCTGCTGAAACGGGTCAAGACCTTTCAGAGTTCAGCGTTCACCATCGGCTTGTCGGCGAATGCGGTTGACTGCATTTTTTGCATGCAGCTGTTTCAACACCTCACCAGCCCCGACCATCGCCTGGCCATGCTTAAGGAGTTCCATCGGGTCAGTCGCGATACGGTGATTGTGGCGGTACGGGTCGATGCTCATTTCAAAGGCCGGCGCACGGATGCACAGGGCGTTCCGGCCCGACCGTTGGCCAGCAAGGCCGACGTGGAAGCCGAGTTCCAGCGCGCAGGTTTGCGCTTGCTCAGTCATCAGGACTTCCTGCCCGGCTGTGCGCGGATGCGCGTCTACGTACTGCGTAAGGCCGGCTAGTCTCCGCTTGTCAGACATTTCTTGCTGTTTGGCAGGCATTTTCGCTAAAGCTCTTGTTCAGTGGATGCGCGGAAATCGCCGGGGGCGATATATACTGCGCGCCATTCTTCAAGGGAGAGCCGTGTGGCCATCGATATTCACTGGATTCGCGACAACGATAGCCTCGGTCAGTTTTGCGCCGAGTGGCAGCAGCTGCCATTCGTTGCCCTCGACACCGAATTCATGCGGGTCGACACCTTTTATCCGATTGCAGGCCTGCTGCAGATCGGCGATGGCGTACGCGCTTACCTGATTGATCCACTGAGCATCGATAACTGGCAGCCGCTGGCCGCGTTGCTGGAAAATCCGGCGGTGGTCAAAGTCGTCCATGCGTGCAGCGAAGACCTCGAAGTCCTGCTGCGCCTGACCGGCAGCCTGCCGGCGCCGTTGTTCGATACTCAGTTGGCCGCCGCTTACCTGAACCTCGGTTTTTCCATGGGCTATTCGCGGCTGGTGCAGGAAGTGCTCGGCATCGACCTGCCCAAGGGCGAGACCCGTTCCGACTGGCTGCAACGTCCGCTTTCCGACACCCAAATCAGCTACGCCGCCGAAGATGCCTTGCACCTGGCGGAAGTTTTCGTACAGCTTCGTCCGAAACTGTCTGACGACAAGTACGCCTGGGTCCTGGAAGACGGCGCCGAGCTGGTGGCCAACCTGCGTCGCGAAGTTGATCCGTATGAGGTCTATCGCGAAGCCAAGCTGGCCTGGAAGCTCTCCCGCGCCCAACTCGCCGTGTTGCGTGAACTGTGCGCCTGGCGCGAGCGCGAAGCCCGTGCCCGTGATCTGCCGCGCAACCGCATCGTGCGTGAGCATTCCCTGTGGCCGCTGGCGCGGACTCAGCCGGACAACCTCGGCGCGTTGGCGAAAATCGAAGACATGCACCCGCGTACCGTGCGTCAGGACGGCGAATTTCTGCTTGATCTGATCAAGCGCTCTGGCAGTGTGTCGCCTGATCAATGGCCGCCTGCGGTGCCGGAGCCTTTGCCGGTGGACGCCGCCGCCCTGGTCAAACAGCTGCGTGCGATCGGCCAGGTCGAAGCCGAGCGCCTGAACATTGCGCCGGAGCTGATGCTGCGCAAGAAAACCCTGGAATCGCTGCTCAAGAGCGGCTATCCCAACGGTCCTTACCAATTGCCTGATTCGCTGCGTGGCTGGCGCCGCGAATTGATGGGCCAGGCGCTGCTCGACAGCCTGGCCACCGCCGGAGAACAGCCTTGAAACGTATTTGCTCCATTTATCGAAGCCTGAAAAAAAACGAGATGTACCTCTATGTGCTCAAAAGCGATGCACTGGAGCGCGTCCCGGAAAGTCTGATGGCCGCCTTCGGCAAACCGCATCACGCCTTCGACCTGGTGCTGACCCCCGAGCGCAAACTGTCGCGCGAGGACATCACCGTGGTGCTGGAAAACCTTGAGAAGCAGGGTTACCACTTGCAAATGCCGCCGGCCGAAGACGAATACATCGAACACTTGCCGGAGGAATTGCTGCGCCGCAACGACCCGATGTGACCGGCAGACAGGCTCTGTTCAGAGCCTGTATGAAACACTGGAATGATTTTGGCGATGGCCAGGGCGATGGAGCGATACTCCGTCGGCGGCCGTCTGCTCTGTTTTTGAAAGGTTTGAACCATGCGCGTTCTGATTGCTGAACACGACCACCCGGTGTACGCCCAGCTGTTGCGTCAAGCAGCGCCCGACCTGGAAGTGCTGACCAGCGGCGACTCCGCCGAACTGGCCAGCCAGGCCGCTGATTGTCCGATCTGGCTCGGTCAGCCGGACCTGCTGGCGACCTTGCTGCGTCAGGGCCACGAGCCACAATGGCTGCAATCGACCTGGGCGGGCATTACGCCGCTGCTGGCCGACGGCTTGCCTCGGCACTATCGCCTGACTCGGGCGGTGGGCATTTTCGGTCAGGTCATGGCCGAATACGTGCTGACCTACATGCTCGGCCACGAGCGCGAAGTGCTGCCGCGGCTGGTCAGCCAGGTCGAGCGCAAGTGGGACAGTCGCCAGGGCCAAAGCCTGGCCGGCCGCAAAGTGTTGATCGTTGGCACCGGTGACATCGGGCAGACCGTGGCGCAGTTCCTCGTGCCGTTTGGCGTCAAGTTGTACGGCATCGCCAGCGAAGCCCGCGAGCAGGCGCCGTTTGTCGAAGTCGGGGCGCTGGCTGATTTGCCGCGTCTGGTGGGTGAAGTGGATTACGTGATCAATCTGCTGCCCAATACGCCGAACACCCACGACCTGTACGACGCGGCGCTGTTCAAGCAGTTCAAGCCGACCGGGTTGTTCATCAACGTCGGGCGCGGCGTGGCAGTGGTTGATGCGGACTTGGTGGAAGCTTTGAAAGAGGGGCATCTGGCCGGTGCGGTGATCGACGTCTGCCGTCAGGAGCCGCTGCCGCAACGTCATCCGTTCTGGACCGCTTGGGGCTTGCTGCTGACTGGCCACAGCTCGGCACCGACCTCGCCACCGATGATGGTGAATCTGTTCGTCGAGAACCTGCGGGCGTATCAGGCAGGTGAGGCGTTGCGCGGGGAAGTGGATTTCAATCGCGGGTATTGAATCCACCCCCGATCAAATTGTGGGAGCGAGCCTGCTCGCGAAAGCGGTCTCACACTCAACATTGGCGTTGAATGTGACGGCCCCTTCGCGAGCAGGCTCGCTCCCACATTTTTTGCAGTGTGGCTTAGAGAGTGAAGTCGCCTTCAGCCGCCAACTCGCTCAGCGGACGACGCGGGCTTGGCTCTTCACGCGCTTGCAGGTAGTCCGCCAGCGTCGCCTTGTCGCCCAGTTTGCCCACCGCTACCGCCGCGTGCAGCACATAACCCTCAGGAATGTTCAGCTCCTTGCGGGTCAGGTCCTGGTCGAAACCGGCCATGCCGTGGGTGTGCCAGCCGCTGATGCTCGCTTGCAACGCCAGATGGCCCCAAGCGGAACCGGTGTCGAAGGTGTGCCACAAGGCCGGGGTTTCTTCAGTGGCGCCAGGCACCGCGAAGGTAGTTTTCGAGATCACGATCACCAATGCCGAGGCGTGTTGCGCCCAGCTGCGGTTGAATTCGTTCAACAGCCCCAGATAGCGCTCCCAGTTCGGCGTGTCGCGACGCGCATACAGAAACCGCCAAGGTTGCGAGTTGTAGGCCGATGGCGCCCAACGTGCAGCTTCGAAGAAGCTCAGCAGGGTTTCTTCGGAGATCGCTTCGCCGGTGAAGGCGCGGGGCGACCAGCGGTCGGTGAACTGAGGGTGGATGGCATAGTCGGCAACGCGTGGATTAGCACTCATCAGGAGATTCCTTGCTACGTTTGAAGGTGAGGGGCGACGCAAAACCCTACTGGGCGGCGCAATAACTGACAAGCTCGTTCTACCGGCAGTCGCCAACGCTTGGCCCACAAGGGCCTTGGCACTAAACTGGCGGCCTTTTCACCACCTGATGTTGATGCTTGAGCCATGGCCGCCAAAGTCGAACCGTTCTGGATACGCAAAACCCTCGATCAACTCGATCAAGAGGAATGGGAATCGCTG
It encodes:
- a CDS encoding YcgL domain-containing protein codes for the protein MKRICSIYRSLKKNEMYLYVLKSDALERVPESLMAAFGKPHHAFDLVLTPERKLSREDITVVLENLEKQGYHLQMPPAEDEYIEHLPEELLRRNDPM
- a CDS encoding D-2-hydroxyacid dehydrogenase; this translates as MRVLIAEHDHPVYAQLLRQAAPDLEVLTSGDSAELASQAADCPIWLGQPDLLATLLRQGHEPQWLQSTWAGITPLLADGLPRHYRLTRAVGIFGQVMAEYVLTYMLGHEREVLPRLVSQVERKWDSRQGQSLAGRKVLIVGTGDIGQTVAQFLVPFGVKLYGIASEAREQAPFVEVGALADLPRLVGEVDYVINLLPNTPNTHDLYDAALFKQFKPTGLFINVGRGVAVVDADLVEALKEGHLAGAVIDVCRQEPLPQRHPFWTAWGLLLTGHSSAPTSPPMMVNLFVENLRAYQAGEALRGEVDFNRGY
- the rnd gene encoding ribonuclease D, which translates into the protein MAIDIHWIRDNDSLGQFCAEWQQLPFVALDTEFMRVDTFYPIAGLLQIGDGVRAYLIDPLSIDNWQPLAALLENPAVVKVVHACSEDLEVLLRLTGSLPAPLFDTQLAAAYLNLGFSMGYSRLVQEVLGIDLPKGETRSDWLQRPLSDTQISYAAEDALHLAEVFVQLRPKLSDDKYAWVLEDGAELVANLRREVDPYEVYREAKLAWKLSRAQLAVLRELCAWREREARARDLPRNRIVREHSLWPLARTQPDNLGALAKIEDMHPRTVRQDGEFLLDLIKRSGSVSPDQWPPAVPEPLPVDAAALVKQLRAIGQVEAERLNIAPELMLRKKTLESLLKSGYPNGPYQLPDSLRGWRRELMGQALLDSLATAGEQP
- a CDS encoding class I SAM-dependent methyltransferase, whose translation is MSAQPPSAIELEIARRYDQEHARVCLQPRPRGLAGRLTFWRDEQLVRNALKVAGEPGLVLDLACGVGRFWPVLAEHANRVILAADPSQDILDHARTHHPQNLLKRVKTFQSSAFTIGLSANAVDCIFCMQLFQHLTSPDHRLAMLKEFHRVSRDTVIVAVRVDAHFKGRRTDAQGVPARPLASKADVEAEFQRAGLRLLSHQDFLPGCARMRVYVLRKAG
- a CDS encoding nitroreductase family protein, with protein sequence MSANPRVADYAIHPQFTDRWSPRAFTGEAISEETLLSFFEAARWAPSAYNSQPWRFLYARRDTPNWERYLGLLNEFNRSWAQHASALVIVISKTTFAVPGATEETPALWHTFDTGSAWGHLALQASISGWHTHGMAGFDQDLTRKELNIPEGYVLHAAVAVGKLGDKATLADYLQAREEPSPRRPLSELAAEGDFTL